The following nucleotide sequence is from Salvia miltiorrhiza cultivar Shanhuang (shh) chromosome 7, IMPLAD_Smil_shh, whole genome shotgun sequence.
ctagtgcaatcatcaataaagagCAGAAAATATCTAAAACCTTGACCCCCCAAAACAGGtgaaggaccccaaacatcagaatgaacaagagaaaatatggagttcacttgtgtgtcattaggcttaaaagattttcggtggcttttagctaaaacacaaGTCTCACAAGATAAAGTCTCATTTTTCATTAATTTAGGAAATAAGAGCTTAAGATACCCCGTGGATGGATGCCCTAACCGacggtgccaaagccaggcttcccggtcagtagttccgtgagccagcatcaccttgccttgttgagctatctcatccacatagtacaatccatcccgctcagttccacgcccaataatctcccccgtcctgatatcctgcAGAAAACAGAAGTGGGGATGCATTATCATGGTACAATTGAGCTCTTTTGTAACATGACTAATAGACAACAGTTTGTGAGAAAGAGATGGAACATATAGACAATTTGAGAGACGAAGAGTAGGAGAaatttctatagttccggcCCCTTCAACACAAGTCAAATCACCACTAGCAGTTTGAACATGTGTTCGGTGGGATGTTGATGACTTAATaatatcagttttatcaaaGGTCATCGTATCAGTAGCTCCACAATAAAAAATCCACCCTTCCTCTCTATCCCTATTATCACAAGAGGCTTGATATGCAGCGGAAAAATTTAGGAAATTTCTACATAATTGGGGAGATTTAGTATTATGTAGAAGACTGGGGTGTTTCTGTAATTTACGAAAACTTAGGGGGGCAGTTTGCATAAGATGGGGTAAGTTCTGCAGTTTAATAAAACCTCGGGGTAGCTTTCGTATTTTATTGAAACTTAGGGGGGCAGATTTTAAAGGGTGGGGTATTTTTTGCAAATAAAGAGAAGAATGAGAGTTTAGTGTGAAAACACCAAACCCTATACCTAATTCTCTTCCTCTCACGTCTCCCCTCCCTTCTCCATCCGCCTCCCTCTCACATGTGCTCCCTTCGTTTTGCCCAGTCAGGGGCACCTGATCTGCGGCCACCGCCGCTGCTTCCGCAGCCACCGCCTCTGTTCCGGTAGGCCTTTCACGTCTGTTCCCTCCGTTCTGCCCAACCGGAGATGTCCGATTCATGGCCACCACCGCTGCTCTGGTAGCCACCGCCGCTGCTCCGGTAGGCCTTTGATAGTTAGCCACGCCGTAGTAATGATTCGGCGGCGGCAGCGAAGattgggcggcggcggcgaccgaGACGCCTGGGTTCTTTCCTCCGCTTTCTTCGCTTCTATCGGCAGTGGTTTGCTGCAGTCGGGCTTCCGGCCGTGGTGTATGGCGGAATGTGGTGGTAAGTCCGGTCCCGGTCTCTTCCGATGATGAAATGTTGGTGTCGAAGCGGTTGGTTGTCGGCTGTAAGATCTGCAGCCGGGCGGCCTCCCTTCTCATTTTCGAGAAGGCCGATTCGGCTGAGGAAGTTGATTTATTTGAGGTGGTTGGGTTTGTGGTTTGAATCTTCCCTGACATATTGCTGCGTTGATTATTTTTAGGTATTTGGAATAGTGATGAATGATTTCTGAGTTCCCAGAATCAtgcctgctctgataccatattAAAACATGGTATCAATGAATATGTATAGATCGAAGACATGTTTAGGAGTCTGAATTGAATTGTATTGCTTGATATTGTTTCTGTGAATTACATCTACCCTTTATAGGGCTGAAAAATAATATACAAGGAAAGTTACAAACTAGGAAACTCTAAATCATTGATCTTGATTTGATCTCCAATCAATGTAAATGATTCTTTCCTTTCCAACACTGAAATCTGCCAGCGCAACTTCGACGGGAAAGGAAAATCACTTCGTGCTACGTTCAATTTCAAAGCAGATCCGTGACGACCATGAGTGAAACGCAACAAGGTAATGTGGATGATacctttctatttttatttttatttttgctcaaTTTATTGGTTCGATTTAGGAGAAAGCTAGTGAAGCTTTAATTGGTGTCATTGGTAAATTGTTGTCAtagttttcatttttgaaaTGTATAGATGTTTGACAATGAGTGCTCGCTACATGGTTTATATTGCCCATTGTAAAATATTTCATTGGCCACTTTGGTTGTTGGTTGTTGTCTTGTTTCATCGTTTGATTCTGGTTTTACAACTGCTTATAATGTGCTTCTCACCCCAAATATAGTGGATTCTGATGTAAATTTTTCTAATATTGTGTGCGGCTGTATGATGGTTAAGTAAGCAGCAGCGACATCGGTCGTGTGAGGGCATCGAAGCCCGACAAGACACGCCGAAGCTGGACGGCCCGGGAGGAAGAAATGTTGTTGGCCTCGCTCAAGGAACTCGTTGCTCAAGGTTGGAAGGCCGACAATGGGTTTCGAGCTGGCTATCTTTTGAAACTCGAAGAATCTATGCGCAAAGAATTTGTCGGGACTGACATAAAAGGGATGCCGCATATCAATTCCAAGCTTAGCGCATGGAAAAAAAGCTATAACTCGCTACTTCTGGCCCTCGATGTTAGTGGAGTTGGGTTTAATGCGAAGGGGACGTTCATGTTAGATTGTGACAACGATCAATGGGAGATGATTGTGAAGGTATAATATGAAGTATAAAATTTTGGTGTTTCTATTTACAAAACTCAAGTTCTTTTAATAATTGTCATTTTTTGAATCAACGCAGAAGGATTCGAACGCACGGTTGATGCGTTTCAAAAGCTGGCCAATGTTTGAAGATTGGAAAGAAGTATTTGGTAAGGACCGTGCAAATGGCTCAAACGCGGAGGATGTTATGGAGGGAATGCACAAGATGTATGCGGCTGATAGTCTTGGTGAATGAGGTGGCAATCTTGGACAGCAGACTGGTGATGGTTTACAGCATCATGTCAATAAAGATGGAGAAGCGACCGAAGATGCAGAAGATAGTGTCTGCCAGGGTGATGAAAAGGTTTCAACTGCAAAAAAGGTGAGTAAAAAATGTAAAACAAGGGAAGGGGAAGAGATGAATGGCGTCTACAAGTGGCTCGGGGAAATTAGTCGTGATACCAAAGAGCGCCTTGACAACCTTGCCACTCGTGTGGGATACGAGTGGGATCTCGGCATGGCGAGGCAGACAGTATACGAGCAATTGGGTTTGATTCCCAGGCTGGACATGAATGACAAGTTTGATATTTGTGAAATTTTAGGTGACAAAGTTCAGCGCCTGGAGATCTTTATTGGGTTGTCTGCCGAAGCGAAGATTTAGTACGTGGCACGTCTTCTTCAAGCTCATCGTAATGAGTCCCGTTTCCCCTGAAGTGGCAGCGCTTGgtgttagtattttgtgtgatCTAGTTGAATCCAAAACTTCTATATAGGATCCAAGATCTATTTTGGCTTGTTTATGTTTGGTTTGTGTGTATATATTGACTCTGCTAGTTGGTTGTGATGCCGTAGTGCGGCGGAGCGGTAGTAATCTAGTTCTGGTCTATTTATTTTGTGTTGTCAATGAGTATTTTGGCAAACAATGGAAGTTATTTATATTATCCATGCATGCTATGGGTTAACATAGAAGTTGATTCAAGAAAGTTATTACTATTTGATATAAACAGTGGCTGCCCATTCATcataatttttcaaaataagGCCTTATATCTATGGCCATGGGATGAACGCCCATCTTCCATGTAACACTAGACATGGGATAATTACTCGTTAATAATATACCTAAGTTACTAGAGCAGCAATACTTCCACGCAAACAAGAACAAGACTTTAAAATTTACTTAAACGGTGACGACGATGCGCAAGAGCTGTCATAACCAACACGCGGACTAACAACATCCTTCGCCGCCGCTGGTTTCTTACGAGTAGCAGATGCATTCTCAATTGTTGGATAACGAAGCCTACTTTCCAACTTCGGCCATGGGACATAGTAGTGTGGCGTTATAGACTGAACATATCCCACACTGGACATTGCATCATCAGCTTCGTTAAAGTTGAGTTTCCTGACGACGGGTTTCGGAGGCGGCGGAGCCGGGGAATTCACCTCATCCTCTTGTAGAGATGTTGAAATCAAATTGATCGGAGAAGGCTTCTTGCATTGAGGGGAGTCGCTAATAAGAACGAGAGTATGTGATATCTCCGTTTTGATCTCGTTTGGCGCAAATAACATGCACATCTCATTGTACTCGGGTTCTCTGGCACGTAGATATGCTTGAGCTAGCCAATTGTCCTATAAAAGAGTTATACTCATAAATTATTTCTAAGGATCTAAACACAAACAACCAAAATAACTTACAACCTCACGTACCTCAAATATTTTCTCCCAAACCTCGTCAACGGCGTGGATTTGATTTGTCGCCATATCCCATTGTGTTGCTGGCATATTCGTCAATTCTTTGAACGTGTAGAAATGTTTCTCAAGGAACTCCAGGCGCTGGTGGAGATCGAGGAGTCGGAAGCTTGTCTGGAGATCGTCGTTGAATGCATCTAGCACGTCTATAAGTACGTGCGGTAACGTCGGAGCGACCTCATCTCTCTTTGCAAGTAGACGACGAAGGAGGTGCTGATCGAACGGCTAAGTCCACTTCACCGTGTACAAATAGTGATCTTGCTTCGGAATGTGTTCCCACGGCATGATTATATTGCAAAGCTTGCGATGTTTGTGTGTGGCATTATGAGGAAGAGTGTTAAGTTTATATAGAAAAATTTGAGTTATAGATAAGTGAGGAAGATGAGTAAGTAGCATTCAATTGTGGTGGTTGATGGTGTCATTAAGCAATATGTAATGATGGTTTGTAGTCATTTCTTATTTGTTGATGACAGATTTTCAGCAATGGTCATTGACGGTGGCTGGATCCcttatattaaaattgattatgtgattGACATGTAACCACCAGGTTATTCATtgcaaaaatattaatttctttaaaaaaaaaaattcaagccATATTTATAACAGAGAATACATAACccaaactttttttttcctcaattctcattcattcccTACGGGGCGTCGTATAATctctccattctaattttcctcaattctcattcattcttatttttttctaaacttttaattaaagaccatatctaaaaattattaatcaattatcatatctaaaaatcattatattaatatttcataGATCTTGATAAATCcctatatattattatatataaaagcaaaataaattatatcatacgtggcatcgtataatgtataatatctaattttcctcaatcctcattcatacttatttatttttaaaaattttaatcaattttcatatctaaaaatcattaaatatctaaaaatcattatactAATATTTCATAGATCTTGATAAATCcctatatattattattatatataatagcaaaataaattatatcatacgtggcatcgtataatgtataatatctaattttcctcaatcttcattcatacttatttattttttaaaattttaatcaattttcatatctaaaaatcattaaatatctaaaaaatattatacttttttttttttgatcaattaaaaatcta
It contains:
- the LOC130995826 gene encoding uncharacterized protein LOC130995826; protein product: MPATQWDMATNQIHAVDEVWEKIFEDNWLAQAYLRAREPEYNEMCMLFAPNEIKTEISHTLVLISDSPQCKKPSPINLISTSLQEDEVNSPAPPPPKPVVRKLNFNEADDAMSSVGYVQSITPHYYVPWPKLESRLRYPTIENASATRKKPAAAKDVVSPRVGYDSSCASSSPFK
- the LOC130995830 gene encoding uncharacterized protein LOC130995830, giving the protein MLLASLKELVAQGWKADNGFRAGYLLKLEESMRKEFVGTDIKGMPHINSKLSAWKKSYNSLLLALDVSGVGFNAKGTFMLDCDNDQWEMIVKKDSNARLMRFKSWPMFEDWKEVFGKDRANGSNAEDVMEGMHKMYAADSLGE